From Gouania willdenowi chromosome 18, fGouWil2.1, whole genome shotgun sequence, one genomic window encodes:
- the LOC114480828 gene encoding mucin-19-like isoform X5: MDTGQILSILLILSVAMDFVPTSTSAETITTVDPTSVWSTTDPQSTTMGELTTAESSATPESTTMEETTNTGSTEAPESTTVGSTEAPESTTIGESTTAGSTAPPQSTTMGESTTTESTAAPESTTMRESTTTESTAAPQSTTMGESTTTESTAAPQSTTMAETTNTGSTEAPESTTVGSTAAQQSTTIGESTTAGSTAPPQSTTMGESTTAESTAAPQSTTMGESTTTESTAAPESTTMRESTTTESTAAPQSTTMGESTTTESTAAPQSTTMEETTNTGSTEAPESTTVGSTAAQQSTTIGESTTAGSTAPPQSTTMGESTTAESTAAPESTTMGESTTAESTAAPESTTMGESTTAESTVAPQSTTMEETTNTGSTEAPESTTVGSTAAQQSTTIRESTTAGSTAAPQSTTMGESTTTESTAAPQSTTMGESTTAESTAARESTTMRESTTTESTAAPQSTTMGESTTTESTAAPQSTTMEETTNTGSTEAPESTTVGSTAAQQSTTIGESTTAGSTAAPQSTTIGESTTAESSAAPESTTMGESTTEESTAAPQSTRGETTNAGSTAAPESTTVGSTAPPQSTTMGESTIAGSTAAPQSTTRGETTTAGSTAAPELTTVSPGSTRMPMTTEGLTTNGTITAIVTTTGVPMTSGRTTTSDITSATTNEISIATQAMNSTLHPTTTMLTTSTTEAPPPTVVFTFVIVVVFTPELNNRDSEAFRELETQLVSACIVIYNGFTSFTGCFVRGFREVVSSSERRRRATGNTEADMAVQFNSTTPASEIPEANDVVNSFEEAVTSPNSTFNITIDPNSVRVIETIGITPNVTTAAPNATSVAPNATTSASNAITIATNATVATSNATTAAPNATSVAPNATTSASNATTIATNATIAASNATTAAPNDTSVAPNATTSASNATTVATNATIAASNATTAAPNATSVAPNATTSASNATTIATNATIAASNATTAAPNDTSVAPNATTSASNATTVATNATVAASNATTAAPNATSVAPNATTSASNATTVATNATVAASNATTAAPNATSVAPNATTSASNATTVATNATIAASNATTAAPNATSVAPNVTTAAMNTTILPTTTRLTTSSTEVSSPTVFVAVIIVFVFTPDLNDRNSEAFRNLATPLVTGCENLYRPRFTSFIRCVVIDFRPAASSRERSRRATGNTEADIGVQFNSTAPASEIPEANAVVNSLKEAVASPNNTFNVTFVPNSVRLVETNATTPAPNVTTAAPNATSVAPNATTSASNATTVATNATIAASNATTAAPNATSVAPNATTSASNATTAAPNVTSVAPNVTTSAPNATTVATNATIAVSNATTSAPNATSVSPNATTSASNATTVATNATIAVSNATTAAPSATSVAPNVTTAAMNTTILPTTTRLTTSSTEVSSPTVFVAVIIVFVFTPDLNDRNSEAFRNLATPLVTGCEDLYRPIFTSFIRCVVIDFRPAASSRERSRRATGNTEADIGVQFNSTAPEANAVVNPLKEAVASPNNTFNVTFVPNSVRLIETNATTPAPNVTTAAPNATSVAPNATTSASNATTAATNATTAASSAATAAANATTAASSAATAAANATTAASSAATAAANATTAASSAATAAANATTAASSAATAAANATTAASSAATAAANATTAASSAATAAANATTAASSAATAAANATIAASSAATAAPNATIAATNATTAAPIAPTQAVTTPTTTAVASVETALTFTSPGETFTSDLLISGSQAFIDRSANMIRVLNRIYSPAFSTFVNSSVRGYRQGSIINDVSLRFAASSVPNGTQIANTLISAAPSITEFTIDTSSITVNGTASSGVTHKISLITASCTVLLSMLLSRLH, from the exons ATGGATACTGGACAAATCCTATCAATACTGCTGATACTATCAG TGGCTATGGACTTTGTTCCTACTTCAACTTCTGCAGAAACGATTACAACTGTAGATCCAACTAGTGTTTGGTCAACAACAGATCCACAATCAACAACAATGGGAGAGTTAACAACTGCAGAATCATCAGCCACTCCTGAATCAACAACAATGGAAGAAACAACAAATACAGGGTCAACAGAAGCTCCTGAATCAACAACTGTAGGGTCAACAGAAGCTCCTGAATCAACAACAATCGGAGAGTCAACCACAGCAGGGTCAACAGCACCTCCACAATCAACAACAATGGGAGAGTCAACAACTACAGAATCAACAGCTGCTCCTGAATCAACAACAATGAGAGAGTCAACAACTACAGAATCAACAGCTGCTCCACAATCAACAACAATGGGAGAGTCAACAACTACAGAATCAACAGCTGCTCCACAATCAACAACAATGGCAGAAACAACAAATACAGGGTCAACAGAAGCTCCTGAATCAACAACTGTAGGGTCAACAGCAGCTCAGCAATCGACAACAATCGGAGAGTCAACCACAGCAGGGTCAACAGCACCTCCACAATCGACAACAATGGGAGAGTCAACAACTGCAGAATCAACAGCAGCTCCACAATCAACAACAATGGGAGAGTCAACAACTACAGAATCAACAGCTGCTCCTGAATCAACAACAATGAGAGAGTCAACAACTACAGAATCAACAGCTGCTCCACAATCAACAACAATGGGAGAGTCAACAACTACAGAATCAACAGCTGCTCCACAATCAACAACAATGGAAGAAACAACAAATACAGGGTCAACAGAAGCTCCTGAATCAACAACTGTAGGGTCAACAGCAGCTCAGCAATCGACAACAATCGGAGAGTCAACCACAGCAGGGTCAACAGCACCTCCACAATCGACAACAATGGGAGAGTCAACAACTGCAGAATCAACAGCAGCTCCTGAATCAACAACAATGGGAGAGTCAACAACTGCAGAATCAACAGCCGCTCCTGAATCAACAACAATGGGAGAGTCAACAACTGCAGAATCAACAGTCGCTCCACAATCAACAACAATGGAAGAAACAACAAATACAGGGTCAACAGAAGCTCCTGAATCAACAACTGTAGGGTcaacagcagctcaacaatCGACAACAATCAGAGAGTCAACCACAGCAGGGTCAACAGCAGCTCCACAATCGACAACAATGGGAGAGTCAACAACTACAGAATCAACAGCTGCTCCACAATCAACAACAATGGGAGAGTCAACAACTGCAGAATCAACAGCAGCTCGTGAATCAACAACAATGAGAGAGTCAACAACTACAGAATCAACAGCTGCTCCACAATCAACAACAATGGGAGAGTCAACAACTACAGAATCAACAGCTGCTCCACAATCAACAACAATGGAAGAAACAACAAATACAGGGTCAACAGAAGCTCCTGAATCAACAACTGTAGGGTCAACAGCAGCTCAGCAATCAACAACAATCGGAGAGTCAACCACAGCAGGGTCAACAGCAGCTCCACAATCGACAACAATCGGAGAGTCAACAACTGCAGAATCATCAGCCGCTCCTGAATCAACAACAATGGGAGAGTCAACAACTGAAGAATCAACAGCTGCTCCACAATCAACAAGGGGAGAAACAACAAATGCAGGGTCAACAGCAGCTCCCGAATCAACAACTGTAGGGTCAACAGCACCTCCACAATCAACAACAATGGGAGAGTCCACAATTGCAGGATCAACAGCCGCTCCACAATCAACAACAAGGGGAGAAACAACAACTGCAGGGTCAACAGCAGCTCCTGAATTAACAACAGTATCTCCTGGGTCAACCAGAATGCCAATGACAACTGAGGGATTGACCACAAATGGGACAATAACAGCAATTGTAACCACAACTGGGGTACCAATGACATCAGGTAGAACAACCACAAGTGATATTACAAGTGCAACCACAAATGAGATTTCAATAGCAACTCAAGCAATGAACTCTACTCTTCACCCAACCACAACCATGCTAACAACAAGTACCACTGAAGCGCCACCACCAACGGTGGTTTTTACATTTGTCATTGTGGTTGTGTTTACACCTGAGCTAAACAATCGCGACAGTGAGGCATTTCGGGAGCTCGAGACACAGCTGGTATCAGCG TGTATTGTCATCTACAATGGGTTTACGTCTTTCACCGGCTGTTTTGTCAGAGGGTTCAG AGAGGTCGTCAGTTCCAGCGAGCGAAGACGGAGAGCCACGGGAAATACAGAGGCAGATATGGCagttcagttcaattcaactacACCAGCATCAGAAATTCCAGAGGCCAATGATGTTGTAAATTCTTTTGAAGAGGCTGTGACCAGTCCCAACAGCACTTTCAACATTACAATTGATCCTAATTCTGTCCGAGTAATTG AAACAATAGGAATTACCCCAAATGTTACAACCGCAGCCCCCAACGCTACATCTGTTGCTCCAAATGCCACCACCTCAGCCTCCAATGCTATAACAATAGCAACCAATGCAACAGTTGCTACGTCTAATGCTACAACCGCAGCCCCCAATGCTACATCTGTTGCTCCAAATGCCACCACCTCAGCCTCCAATGCTACAACAATAGCAACCAATGCAACAATTGCTGCGTCTAATGCTACAACCGCAGCCCCCAATGATACATCTGTTGCTCCAAATGCCACCACCTCAGCTTCCAATGCTACAACAGTAGCAACCAATGCAACAATTGCTGCGTCCAATGCTACAACGGCAGCCCCTAACGCTACATCTGTTGCTCCAAATGCCACCACCTCAGCCTCCAATGCTACAACAATAGCAACCAATGCAACAATTGCTGCGTCCAATGCTACAACCGCAGCCCCCAATGATACATCTGTTGCTCCAAATGCCACCACCTCAGCTTCCAATGCTACAACAGTAGCAACCAACGCAACAGTTGCTGCGTCCAATGCTACAACCGCAGCCCCCAATGCTACATCTGTTGCTCCGAATGCCACCACCTCAGCTTCCAATGCTACAACGGTAGCAACCAATGCAACAGTTGCTGCGTCCAATGCTACAACCGCAGCCCCCAATGCTACATCTGTTGCTCCGAATGCCACCACCTCAGCTTCCAATGCTACAACAGTAGCAACCAACGCAACAATTGCTGCGTCCAATGCTACAACCGCAGCCCCCAACGCTACATCTGTTGCTCCAA ATGTCACCACCGCAGCAATGAACACTACCATTCTTCCAACTACAACCAGGCTAACAACAAGTAGCACTGAAGTTTCATCACCAACGGTGTTTGTTGCAGTTatcattgtgtttgtgtttacacCTGATCTAAACGATCGCAACAGTGAGGCATTTCGAAACCTCGCGACACCGCTGGTTACTGGG TGTGAGAACCTCTACAGACCTAGATTTACGTCTTTCATCAGATGTGTAGTCATAGATTTTAG accTGCAGCCAGTTCCAGGGAGCGAAGTCGGAGAGCCACGGGAAATACAGAGGCAGATATAGGagttcagttcaattcaactgcACCAGCATCAGAAATTCCAGAGGCCAATGCTGTTGTAAATTCTTTGAAAGAGGCTGTTGCCAGTCCCAACAACACTTTCAACGTTACATTTGTACCTAATTCTGTCCGACTAGTTG AAACAAATGCTACAACTCCAGCGCCTAATGTTACAACCGCAGCCCCCAACGCTACATCTGTTGCTCCAAATGCCACCACCTCAGCTTCCAATGCTACAACAGTAGCAACCAACGCAACAATTGCTGCATCCAATGCTACAACCGCAGCCCCCAACGCTACATCTGTTGCTCCGAATGCCACCACCTCAGCTTCCAATGCTACAACCGCAGCCCCCAACGTTACATCTGTTGCTCCGAATGTCACCACCTCAGCTCCCAATGCTACAACAGTAGCAACCAATGCTACAATTGCTGTGTCCAATGCTACAACCTCAGCCCCCAATGCTACATCTGTTTCTCCAAATGCCACCACCTCAGCTTCCAATGCTACAACAGTAGCAACCAACGCAACAATTGCTGTGTCCAATGCTACAACGGCAGCCCCTAGCGCTACATCTGTTGCTCCAAATGTCACCACCGCAGCAATGAACACTACCATTCTTCCAACTACAACCAGGCTAACAACAAGTAGCACTGAAGTTTCATCACCAACGGTGTTTGTTGCAGTTatcattgtgtttgtgtttacacCTGATCTAAACGATCGCAACAGTGAGGCATTTCGAAACCTCGCGACACCGCTGGTTACTGGG TGTGAGGACCTCTACAGACCTATATTTACGTCTTTCATCAGATGTGTAGTCATAGATTTTAG accTGCAGCCAGTTCCAGGGAGCGAAGTCGGAGAGCCACGGGAAATACAGAGGCAGATATAGGagttcagttcaattcaactgcACCAGAGGCCAATGCTGTTGTAAATCCTTTGAAAGAGGCTGTTGCCAGTCCCAACAACACTTTCAACGTTACATTTGTACCTAATTCTGTCCGACTAATTG AAACAAATGCTACAACTCCAGCCCCTAATGTTACAACCGCAGCCCCCAACGCTACATCTGTTGCTCCAAATGCTACCACCTCAGCCTCCAATGCTACAACAGCAGCAACCAATGCAACAACTGCTGCTTCTAGTGCTGCAACGGCAGCAGCCAACGCAACAACTGCTGCTTCTAGTGCTGCAACGGCAGCAGCCAACGCAACAACTGCTGCTTCTAGTGCTGCAACGGCTGCAGCCAACGCAACAACTGCTGCTTCTAGTGCTGCAACGGCTGCAGCCAACGCAACAACTGCTGCTTCTAGTGCTGCAACGGCTGCAGCCAACGCAACAACTGCTGCTTCTAGTGCTGCAACGGCAGCAGCCAACGCAACAACTGCTGCTTCTAGTGCTGCAACGGCAGCAGCCAACGCAACAACTGCTGCTTCTAGTGCTGCAACGGCAGCAGCCAACGCAACAATTGCTGCTTCTAGTGCTGCAACGGCAGCGCCCAATGCAACAATTGCTGCTACTAACGCAACCACCGCTGCTCCCATTGCTCCCACTCAGGCTGTGACCACACCCACAACAACTGCTGTAGCATCAGTAGAAACGGCGCTAACTTTCACATCCCCTGGAGAGACATTCACCTCAGATTTGTTGATTTCTGGATCTCAAGCATTTATAGATCGATCAGCGAATATGATAAGAGTT CTTAACCGTATATACAGCCCAGCATTCTCTACATTTGTCAATTCATCTGTGCGGGGATACag ACAAGGATCGATCATTAATGATGTGAGCCTTCGGTTTGCAGCCTCCTCAGTCCCTAATGGCACACAGATTGCAAACACTTTAATTTCTGCAGCTCCCAGCATCACAGAATTCACCATTGACACAAGCTCTATTACTGTGAACGGCACCG CGTCAAGCGGAGTCACTCACAAGATCAGTCTCATCACTGCATCCTGCACGGTGCTGCTGTCAATGCTACTGTCAAGGCTACACTAG